One Diceros bicornis minor isolate mBicDic1 chromosome 26, mDicBic1.mat.cur, whole genome shotgun sequence DNA segment encodes these proteins:
- the AQP8 gene encoding aquaporin-8 — protein MAMCDPEFGGGKMKETSVGGRWRGSWYERFVQPCLVELLGSALFIFIGCLSVIENGADTGRLQPALAHGLALGLVIATLGNISGGHFNPAVSLAATLIGGLNLAMLLPYWISQLCGGLIGAALAKAVSPQERFWNASGAAFVTVQESGQLAGALGAEIVLTTLLTLAVCMGAINEKTRGPLAPFSIGFSVTVDILVGGAVSGACMNPARAFGPAVVANYWNFHWIYWVGPFLASLLVGVLIRFLIGDGKTRLILKGR, from the exons ATGGCTATGTGTGACCCTGAATTTGGCGGTGGCAAGATGAAGGAGACAAGCGTGGGGGGCAGATGGCGTGGGTCCTGGTACGAGCGGTTCGTGCAGCCCTGCCTGGTCGAACTGCTGGGCTCGGCCCTATTCATCTTCATCGGGTGCCTGTCGGTCATCGAGAACGGGGCGGACACTGGGAGGCTGCAGCCGGCCCTGGCCCACGGGCTGGCCCTGGGCCTCGTCATCGCCACGCTGGGGAATATCAG TGGTGGACACTTCAACCCTGCGGTGTCCCTGGCGGCCACGCTGATTGGAGGTCTCAACCTGGCGATGCTCCTTCCCTACTGGATCTCGCAGCTCTGCGGGGGGCTGATCGGGGCTGCCTTGGCCAAG GCGGTGAGTCCTCAGGAGAGGTTCTGGAATGCGTCTGGGGCAGCCTTTGTGACAGTCCAAGAGTCGGGACAGCTGGCGGGGGCACTGGGGGCAGAGATCGTCTTGACGACACTGCTGACACTGGCCGTATGCATGGGTGCCATCAACGAGAAAACACGGGGCCCTCTGGCCCCATTCTCCATCGGCTTCTCTGTCACCGTGGATATCCTGGTGGG GGGTGCTGTGTCAGGAGCCTGCATGAACCCTGCCCGTGCCTTTGGACCTGCTGTGGTGGCCAACTACTGGAACTTCCACTGGATCTACTGGGTGGGCCCGTTCCTGGCCAGCCTGCTTGTAGGAGTGCTCATCAG GTTCCTCATTGGAGATGGGAAAACCCGCCTAATCCTAAAGGGACGGTGA